A segment of the Aptenodytes patagonicus chromosome 3, bAptPat1.pri.cur, whole genome shotgun sequence genome:
TTACTGCAACGCGGGAGGTGAAATGATGAATACTTGTGCACGTGTGTGTAGGGGGGAAGCTGGAGGGGGAAAAGGCTGGTTACAGATAGGTTTCCTGGTACAGAACATTTTTAAGTACCGTTCTgaagaaatcagtatttttaaaacattacgtggcagataaaaaaagaaacagctgcattAAGCAGCTTCAAGAGtcagacttaaaaaaagaaaagtcacctCCTCTGTCCTTACTCTTCCCTGCACATAGAAAGAAGACAGTGATACGATATACAGAGCTACTCAATGGTCAAATCAATTTCTTCTAATTTAAGCTCGTGTACACTTCTGATATCTTCTCTAGGGCCTATTTAAAGATGTATCTTTCACCACTGCTACTTTCGTATACCTTATTGAACACAATTAATAGCTGTATTAGCTGTGACAGTTTATCTGGGGTGGATGAAGGGAAGACACCCAAAGAAAAGTGTGGGCAGAATACAGCTGTATCTTGGATAGTCCTGTAGTCTTCCCCAGTTTTGTTGTGTTTACTGttattacttcattttatttcaaaatgcatgACAAGAACAAACCTTTCCCATTACAAAAATGTATACGGACACAAGCAATTCCAATTCACCTGGCAGGCTATTATTAGCTCTATTTTTAGCCTGACACAGTAACTAATCACATTAGTGGAGGGGCTTTTATTTTCAACATGATGGCTTTGGAATAGAGAACCTCCTTCCAAACAGCGAGACCTGCCTCTCCCAGACCTCCACTGTGCTCTCGGTAGAGGTGCTCCATCTTCTCCCTCTGCACCACATTTCTCAGACCACCACATTATTCCAGAGTCTCGTCTGTAAGCGCTGTGCTAGTGACCCCTGCTGTGGCTCTACTTTTAGGTGCTCCTACACCATGCTAGGAAATTCTCACTGGCATCTAAATTAAGCTAATTAAATTGTGGTGCACACCCAAGGCACATAGCTGTTATTCAAACATACAGAAGGAGTAGTGCGTCATGGTAATATTCACAGGCAAGTGATGGAGTGTGAAGCTACTAGATGGAATCTTTGTGCTCCATAAGCTGCTCCTAGGCAAGGGACCATTAGTGCAGGCCACAGATCTACTCAGTTTTGGTAGAGAAGGGTCTAACACAGGGTCAGGTAACCTGATCGGGACGTTTACGTTTTCACTCTGCCATCATGCAACAAGAGAATacattattttagaaatgctttaGGGACTTGTAATAAAGCTTAGCGCATAACTCTGGCCGCATACGatgcaacaaaacccaaacaaaaatacccTAAAAACGTTGAAACTGACATTATGAAGAGTTGATTTTCAATCCAACATTTTGTTTCCCACAAGCTGCAAATCACTAAGTACAACAGCCTCCTGTCCCAAGTTTCGATACACCGTAACATATCAAAGCCTAAGCCTGGCACTGCCCAATACTAAATGATGCCTGTCCTGAACCTCAGGCCAAGATAATTTTTCAGCAGTGAATTTCTCCAGTTGCAGtctgatttaaaataatatgatTCCCTTTTCCAGATAGGAACATTGATACGCAGCAGCTTGAAGTGTATGATTTCAATGGCACGATACACagtgttgtttcttttcctattttttattcCATGTTCTTCTTATCTGCCAGCTTTGGCAAAGAATCAGCCGCACAACCCCGAAAGAAGCTTTCAGATGTTTGCGTATTTACACACTATAAAATCAAAGCAATAGCAAAACATAGTTTCTAGTAGTGGAAGAAAGTTTAAAACTTAACCGTGCTTGCAGGGACTGTATTTCCTCCCTCTCGGAAGCAGCCCCAAAGGCGGCTGCAGTATGAAGGCGTGCTCTTACACTGGCGCAGAATCACAAATCTGACTGCGAGGAAAAGAAATTAGACGACCTTATACAAAACAAGGTGGAGAAAGGGACTTGCTTATGAAAAAAGTTTTCCACAGGATCTctgagaaaagcagtaaaaagatCTTCCACCTGTTACAGGGCCAAAATAAGGGCTTCTGGAGGCTGTTAACGTTGGTAGGCTATAACAGCATTTGAGAAACTGCATACATTACAAAAAGGCTTTCGCAGTGCATGTGATGACACGggaatctgagaaaaaaaaagaccatgcGATCAAAGAAAGGTAACTTTTCCAGCCTAAAATTGCTAAGTGGTAATGTGACCTCTGCATTTAAAACTCGGTTATATCTTGCAGTGGACAGCCACCGTCACTCTGTCTTTGTTGGTCCAGCGGCCTCCTCTACCTTCTTTCTCTACATTTTGGAGGAGCAGCCAACTACTCCCGTTTTATGGAAGAAGAATTTATGCAGGTCCAGCCCTGACATCCAGTGGCCACTGCGGTTCATGACACGCTCCCGGTGTCTCGACTGTTTGAAACGGCTTGAAGCGATACGGCTTTACTCTCCAAATAGATTACTTCAGCACTTAAATCAACACATTTATGTGATTTCCATAAGTAAGCATCGGTTGTTTCAGACGCTAATTATCTATCAACATGACTTCAGAGACcaagacaaatataaaatattccgATAACTATATTTGATGGTACTCAGTACAAAAACCTTGAAATATCCTAAAATGCTAAATTATTCAGGAATCCTAATCGCACAAGCATATTACCACTGAGTGATaattctctctatatatatctaCATCTGTGCACACATGCATACTTAGCATAcattctctccctcccccccagtcaCTTAGTATTCCTACACTTGAAATGAAAGTGCCCAAGTGCAGGCATCCATTTTGCACGGACCTAACAAGAAAAACAAGGCCGaacaacagattttatttttgtgtggaagaagaaatgaagataaaGTGAATATAATTGAATATAATTCTTCAAAGCTAGCAGCTGGAACTTTGTATTTTGCAAGTGAAACTTGAAGTTAGGTAATTACTTGTAAATATTTGTTACTTGCCTGTTGGCTGGTAATTTTACtacctattttttccttcctagcaTTGGTAAGCTTGTCTGGCACTCTCAGAGGAGTTTTTGATCAAAGCCAATATAGAGTGAAGTTTTGGTACATATTTTCCCAGAGCTCTGGATGCCTGAATGCAGAGTTTTAATCTGGCCCACTATCAAGCTTGCTGAAAATTTCAGGTTTACACTTCCCTTTCAGGGTGTTTTTTTGAACTAGAACGCTAACACCTGCTTGGTTTAATGTAGCTAGTACTCCTAGAAACTCCTGCAACAGCTGCAAGAGATGGACAAGCTTCTGGGCATCTTTTCTGTTCCAAAGACTGATTAATCATTTTAATTGCTACATCTCCTGGCTTAGAGTTTCCAAGATGATAACTTCAAAACAGCTCTGATATTAGCCCTACGTGTCACTGTGTTGGCACTGAACGTCTATCAAAAGTTAGTGTCCTTCATACCGTCCCGCTCTTTATaaagattatagaatcatagaatcatggaagagtttgggttggaagggacctttaaaggtcatctagtccaacccccctgccgtgggcagggacatcattAGATACCATTAGataccatttaaaaaagaaattaaagctttccCATGTTCAGAATAtgtctttctttgtctttctatATACCAGTGTATATAGACGCTCCTGAGGAGTTGCAtgtgtttgtttgtctgttttttctctcttggtCTCTCTGGAAGCAACCACAGAATGCAATTGCTGTATCCAGCTGGGTAAAACTGCTTCCTGCTAAGTAAGCCTTGATAGCAATGACTCAACAGATCCtcgtaaaaataataataaaaaaaaattatagtccTCATTTAGTTCTTTGCACTAAAGGGTAAGGACACTTCAGGGCATTGTTTTGACGTTGCTTTCTGTGGCCTTGGTTTTCTAAGATGCTTGCTTTTAAACAAGGGGCTTAGAATCATCCAGGTTTTCACAGAACATTTCTGTGGGTTTCTTTTGACTACAGGGCGTTTACAAGGACAGGAGTGAATAGCTCAGTGTCCTACTGGAAAATTTCTGGCAATGTGActttcctattttaaaacaagtaattaaaaacacTACTATCATATGAAAGCATGAAtcatttcatgcattttaaactTATCATTATGTAAGCTCTTGAAGAGAGCTGGAGAAGAAAGACTACTTATTTGGTGGATGCTAAAATTCATTTCAAGCTCCACTTTGACCAAAGAAGATAGGCAATGCAATTTATAATTTGTGTTTTTTATATCTGCTTGTGAGTTTAACATGCACATAAAATACTACCTGCACCGtcaaaaaatctttttcagcAGTAATACTTAATTTTGGCTTAAATCCGTTGACCCTGCTCAGCTGCAAAGCCTGCCTATGGAGAAGTAACTAAGAGCTCTGCACCTCACaaagggacagggatgggacgTACAGTACTTTTCCTCAGCTGCGTGTAACAGAAGTAACCTTACAAAACTACCTATTTTGGGAGGACCCACAAATGCTGTGTACTTCTTTAGCCTTTCACTATACGGACTTCTTGTACGAGAGCTACCACAGGAAGTGCTGCGTTGCCCTCTAACCAAGCAAAGGGCTAACGAAAAGGAGTGTTGGGTTGCTCTTGGCACCTCCTGGCTATTTTTCTggtagctttttctttcttcagagaaagaagaaagaaaaaaaaagctttttcagagaaagctttttctttctttttttcttcagagccaGACTTCCTGCGTCACTTGTTTAGGAAGCAAAACTGAGGTGCAGTTTATGGGGAGACAGCGTCAGGAGCTGGGATAAGCTGTGCCCTGAAGCGTGAGCCTCAGGGTCTTGCTCTCCTGTTTTCTGAAGTCTCCTGGCAAACGGAGACTTTCTGATGCTGTTCCCCATGACCCATTATCTAGGTATTTTGTCGCCAGATTTGATAGCGCATGCCCCTTTGATTCTCATGTGAATTTAGCAGTAGCTACAACATCAAAGCCGTATCTTTGCTTTACAAATTAACGTGGGGCTTGAGGCTCAGTTAAGCGTCGGGCTTAACTTGAGGCTCAGCCTCGTCCCCGTCTCGACAACATGAGATCCTGAACCCATCGCCAATCCTTAAGTACGTGCTTTAAAATAACGATGTGTTACGGATGCCGGCCTGGAGTTGCAACTGTCATTTGGCTTACTATTGGATTAGTCAATTAAAGTAATTAAACCAGTCGTAAATTATTCTGTTACAGATCATATTAATATTAAATCACGCCAGGGCCCGCCCCTCAGCCCTCCTCGCCCCCCGGGCAGGGATTGCTGCCGGGACAGGCCGCCTCCGCGCCGAGCGCCCCCGCCGCAAACCGGCCAGGCCGCAGAGCCCGGGGCGGGCCGGCACCCCCCGTGCCCCGCagggcccggcccgccgcgggcggggcggggcgggggggggagaagacTACGACTCCCGTCGTGCCCTTCCGGGCGCGCATGCGCGCTCTGTCCCGCCAGCGGGCGCGCTCCCATCGCGCACCGCGGCGGGAAGGCACTGacctcctggggggggggtggtggtgtcttAATTTCCGTTCAAAGCGAACGGCGGAGCCGCAAATAACCGGTACCGGCCCAAGGGCCGGGCGGGGAAAGTCGCTGCTGCGCCCCGGCCGGAGGGGCGGAAGAGGCCCCTGGCGCGAGGGCACGTCACTTCCGCTCGCCATTTCGCGCAGCGCCTCCTCTCCCCGCtcgggccgcccgcgccgccgcagCCGCCATGACGGACCGCTACACCATCCACAGCCAGCTGGAGCACCTGCAGTCCAAGTACATCGGGACGGGCCACGCCGACACCACCAAGTGGGAGTGGCTGGTGAACCAGCACCGGGACTCGTACTGCTCCTACATGGGCCACTTCGACCTGCTCAACTACTTCGCCATCGCCGAGAACGAGAGCAAGGCGCGCGTCCGCTTCAACCTCATGGAGAAGATGCTGCAGCCTTGCGGGCCGCCCGCCGACAAGCCCGACGAGTCCtagcccgccccgcccgggccccggccccggcctcggccccggccccgcggcggtgTTTCGTAGGGGCGGGTCGGCCGGAGCGAGCGGCGGCAGCGCAGAGGCCGCGCCTCCGCGCGGGGCGCGGTGGCCGCCCTGCTGGGCGCCGCTGAGGGCGCCTGCCTGCCAgccgagcccgagcccgagcccggcACCGCTGGGCTGCCGTTAGGCCCGCGGGAAGGTCCGGGGAGCTGCCCCTGTGAGCGCGGGGGGCGTTGGCGGCTGCGGCCCTCCGTCCTCGTGGTCCCTTTGCCTGCTTCGTGTGTGCCGTCGAAGGACTCTGACGGGGAGAGCTCTTGGAAAATGCCTGCTTCCGGACAGCTTCGCCTCTTTTAACTGGACAGTCGCTcggattttttaaaatggagaataaTAAAACTTCCTGGGCATTTATAACGTTTTGTTTGGTAATCTGCTAATAAGCGCTCTTTGTTCTAAAAGGAGTGCCGATTACTGGGTGTTAAGCGTTTCAATAGAACCGTCTGAGGTGCAAGTCTCGGGTACTTTACAGATAGCATTTTCCCAGCGCTTGCTTACCGAAAGTATGttttggggagggaaagagaggaagcTTGTTGACACTCAAAGGGTTTGATTTTGTTAGAATTTATCGCGTGGGGTGATTTGTGATACGGCATAAGCCAGTTGCTCTGGTGCTTTAAAACTCCAGAGTGGCTTTTCTTTAAATACCCACTTTTTGTGTCGTATTCCTCTCACCTGCACTTCGAATTTTCCAAATCTTGATTCTCTCTGTTCCAGCttgatgacttttttcttttttttttttttttaactaatgctTTCTAGCCATatagttactaattttttttctgtggtgctACACTAAACAAGTGTGTTAATGTGGGGTTAGACACTGTTAATATGGAATAGGTGGTGCAGAGGCTAGGGAGAAGCTAAACCTTTTGCCAGATGGCTTCTCCaaacttctctttccttcccaagAGGAACATAAGGGTTACTCACTACTACTTTGAAGTAAAATGCCTTGAGGTGACACAATCTCGGATCAGACTGCAGACTGAACTGATGTTGATTTTGATTTGTCACCTAATATAGATTTCCTGTTCAGTTGTCATagtacaaaataaattttgagtTCTAATGAATGGGATGGCCTCAGAGTAAAACTTGGAGAGAGGTTGCTTGGAGAAATTCAGCGCGCTCATTTGTGA
Coding sequences within it:
- the SF3B5 gene encoding splicing factor 3B subunit 5, which codes for MTDRYTIHSQLEHLQSKYIGTGHADTTKWEWLVNQHRDSYCSYMGHFDLLNYFAIAENESKARVRFNLMEKMLQPCGPPADKPDES